The sequence CTGCTGGTCAACGGCGAAGGCTCCCCCAAAACAGGGGTGCTAACTCCAGTGCCGAGCCACCATTTTGCCAACAGCATCCTGGAGGGGTTAGGAGCGACCGTCGTGCCATATTATCTGAACGAGGAGCAAGGTTGGGAACTGCAACGAGCTGAACTACGCAGAGCTCTGCAGTCTGCAAGGGGCATCTGTAACCCTGCTGCTCTGTATGTCGTAAACCCCGGAAATCCAACCGGTAAAGAAGGCCTTTGGAAAACAAATTTAACGTGATGTCCCTACCAAAGCGGATCCAGCGTCTTTATACTTTGCTGCCCACAGGTCATGTTCAGAGCAGAAAATCCATCCAGGATGTTATTCAGTTTGTTTCCGAGGAGAAACTCTTCCTCTTGGCAGACGAGGTGGGCAGACGTCATTACAGTGTTGTTATGACAGTAAGCCTTGGGGTATTAGTGCTCATCTCTTCACTCACCTTTGAATTTGGGTTCCTTTTCTGCTGTCCTGCTGCCCACAGGTCTATCAAGAAACCGTACTGGGGGAAGAGAGCGAGTTTGTCTCCTATAAGAGGGTTCTAGCTGAAATGGGGCCTCCTCATTCAGATACGGTGGAGCTGGCTTCCTTCCACTCAGTGTCCAAAGGCTTGATGGGAGAGTGAGTTCTTGGTTTTGCATCTTGGAAAGCGTGCGAGTTACCTTAAGCGCCACTCTGGTCGGTGCTCACGAAAGTGAATGGCGCCGAAGCGTTGGTTCCAATTGAGACAAATACTGACAAACACCACTTTTAACAAaacagtgacgcagtggttagctctgtcgcctcacagcaagaaggtcctgggttcgaaccctgggattgtccaaccttgggggtcatcctagatcatcttctgtgtggagtttgcatgttctccctgtgtctgcggtgggttttctccagtttCTCCCGCCATcagaaagatatgcatgttagggttaatactcccgtctgtgcccctgaccgaggcatggcgagaccaactggaggtggtccccgggtgctgcacggcggccgcccactgctcctagctacacagctagcatgggtgaaatgcagagaagaatttccctacggggctcaataaaatatctcaaaataCCACACACAATGCCATACCGAACAAAGACCACTTCCTGTATGAGTTTCTACCCTTTGCCACAGGTGCGGTCTGCGTGGTGGATACGTGGAGCTGGTCAACTTGGACCCCGCTGTCATGAAACACGTCAACACTCAGTTCTCCACACTAGCCGGCTCAGCTGCGACTGGTCAGATAGCCCTGGACCTGATGGCGAACCCCCCACAACCAGGGGATCCTTCATACCGCACGTACGAAGAGGTGGGAGCACATAAACCCATCTGGCACACGAGCCACGCCTTCATGTTTCACAGCATCCGACCCGAGTCTGGCGCTCAGACCTCGTTTTAAGACACACACATTGAAAACGTGGCCGGTCACCTCTGCGAAATGGGACCCGGACAGCTGAGTATTACGTACAGCCTtgactcctctctcctcctgcagGAGACGCAATACATCAAGGCCACGCTGGTCCAAAACGTGAAGCGGGTGACTGAGGTTCTGAACGACCTGCCAGGTTTAAGCTGCCAACCAGTGAAAGGAGGGGCCGTTGTGTTCCCCAGACTACACCTCCCGCCCGGAGCCATTCAGAGAGCCGAGGTGGCAGTAAGAGTTTGACTAACGAGACGTACAGCACGATGAGGGCAGAAGAGCGTTTCAGGGAATAATGATTTTGGTAATATGTCCCTTTGTTTCAGGAGGAGGGGATGCCTCCAGACTGCTTCTACTCTCGGAGGTTGTTTGAGGAGGCTGGTCTGTGTGTCAGTCCTGGCTGTGAGCATGGTCAAAGGGAGGGTACCCATCATGTAAGGTATACTACACTATGTGCTTTTGTTTTTTGCTTACAGGACACACATCGAACATCAACACCCTCAAACTAATGGGCCTGtgggagggtgtccgggtagcgtagcagtctattccgttgactaccaacacggggatcgccagtttgaatcccggtgttacctccggcttggttggtccctacagacacaactggttgtgtctgtgggtgggaagccagatgtgggtatgtgtcctggtcgctgcactagcgcctcttctggttagttggggcgcctgttcagggtggagggggaactcggggggaatagcgtgatcctcccacgcgttacgtccccctggtgaaactcctcactgtcaggtgaaaagaagcagctggtgactgtatgggaggagacgtggtagtctgcagccctccccggatcggcagagggggcggagcagcaacaggaatgcaaggctggattacggaccgggcatgccgggcgagtgccccaggGCCCCGGACCATGAGGGGCCCCATAAGGTCAGgggcgatgctgtgagctgctattgtcatctctgtttgttttgtgattcaaaaattgtgttgtactttgtagtcgccatccaaaTCCCATGCAGATTAGCATAGCGTCGACTagcatgttgggtatttgcattagttttacatttaacaatgtttagtattgtttgcgtagcctatttgatggggtgggggggggcaatggatggACGtgtgtgccccggggccccctggtgggttaatccagccatgctgggacggcttggaagagtggggtaattggccagatacaactggggagaaaaagggggaaccctcccccccaaaaaaaaggtattGCTCTACCAGTCTTCGCTACTGTATGCACCTCATTCCGTGTGTGTTCCCACATGGGCAACTTGAGTTTTCCGCTGTCTTTATGAGTTTTGGGGCACTTCTTCGAATAAGGCATGCAGCTCTTTATGTTCTCTACATTCAGCTGCAGcaaagaaacatttaaactaaTTTAACTCTTCTCTGTACAGGTTTTGTGTAACAACCACGCCGGACACTATGGAGGAGGCACTGAGGCGCCTGGCTGGCTTCCACACACAGTTTATGAAGGATTTCTCTTGAACGCATTAAACAACTATTATTCTGGCCATCTATACAAGCAGAGTAATCAAATTCAAATGGTAGAGTATTTTGGATATTTATTAAAATACCTGACCACCTTTTATTCACTCATCACGTTGTACAGTATTTTGTCTGTCTCTTTATACTCATTAACAGAGTAAAGTTAAAACTTCTAGTTTTCCAAAAACATTCTATAATCCATTCAAACAGCTTTTCCAACTCCACTCGGAAGTTCTCGGATCATGTGCCATTAATATTTAATATTTACAGTGGCAGAAAAAAGTTAACCTTGGATCGGTCTTTGCAAGACAGACGACCATTAAGCACAAGATGTATTTAAACATTTAACAGTTTTGTCAAAATACAACCGTCCACAGTTTCAGTATTATTCTCATCTTCGACTCTGCAGACAAATTGCTTTGAAAAGCTCAGTGTCAGTATTTGGTGATAGGTAAGTTATAAATAAAATAACACAACTATCATACACTTCATTAGCCAGTGAGCTCGATGTATACACAACACGAGGTACACAGAAAGTGCAACTATGCAGCCTTCCACAGAAGCTTggctctctcctcctcatccTGAAGAATTCTGTCAGTCCACCTCGCTGTCGCTGTCTTCCGTGTCAGAGTATGGACTCTGCGTGTCAGAGCGTGGATTGGAGTCTGTGTTGTTGAGCAAATCCACTACTAAGGAGATGAGCTGGCCATCCTGAGCCGCACTAGACACGGCGTTGTCTGGACTGCTGAGGTTGCGGTGCAACATGGTCTGGATGGAGGTGCGCACACTCCACAGAAGCTCCCAGGTCTCCACCGACAGATCACAGGGCAAGAGCCAACGTCCAGGAAATGACACCTCCACACGGTCGCCCCTCACTGGGATGGAGCAGAGAGAACAGGAAATGATTCATGACAAGAAGTCAGAAAATGAATGACTAAAGTCTGCATAAACAAGGACATTTTAATTAATTAGTGAcaggactcaggaacactttgtcatttcacttcatgcacttgtgtacgtgaaatgaaacgaagtgccgcttcccacagcagtgcaacacaaaggcaacaacacacatacacaaactaacgcatatcaaaactaaacaaaaaaaatcactgtccaagggaacaagcccgccccgcttctgcatcctgtcagaccgcaactccaggcaggggctgtggtccccgggctCATGGACGAAGGaagacccagctctcccagccagacaccctcgacacacctccccgcactcctcacgacgacatcaaaaacaccacagtcaacaccaggcgaggccgccgccagaccgccctcggtgttatcggaactgccggtctgcatgggctagcagttagcttagcctgccccgctgtcccagctgatccagcaccagctctcccagccagcaaaCGAAGACACATCtttgacacagacgtggacaaagacactgcatggacggtactgggtgaggccgccgccatcttccgacactggcactgggtgaggccgctgcaaatgcgaatctgcacagccatcttcccacaccggaagcagatagGGGTGGGAACGGGGGAATATTGATTCATGCAAGAATGGCGATTCTTATCTCCTACGATTCTCGATATCTAAAAACGTTTTTTTCAGTCTTAAGTAGCCTCCTCGCCACGCACCTGTTCTGGCTTCCGGTAAACGTGATGGTGGCTAGTCagtcgctgctaacgttagctcttggtagcctttctaaaaatggagcagcaacaaattcagccAGGCCATCATCATGGAAGGCAAGCGTTTGGGTGCATTTTGGATTTTACCATCCCCCCGGGGAAGGAGGAGCTTGACGTGACTCATTCAGTAAGCAAGATCTGCAAAACGAAAGTTAAATATTTGGGGAACTCTACTAACGTTAGGTCTCACATCATACGCCATCACCCAGAGTTGGAAAAAAAGTGGAACAACGAcctcctgcaacattaacacaCAACGCAGcactttaccaaactcccagccaattctgaacgagcaaaaaagacaaaataactAGATCCATCGCCTGTGTCATTTCAAAAGACCGGCTCTCCTCCAGCGTAGTCCacaatgaaggctttagatttaAGATCCAGACAACTGAGCCAAAGTAGGACACACCGTCACGTCGGTTTTACTGAGAAAGGCgaggtttgcctttgtgtgttcacattatcGCAATCAACTGATAAAACTTTTTCAAATGTAAAAACTACATAATCTCAtacacactttagtctgctttcaTACCAGAATTTGCCACACCGCCTTTCTTAGCGCACAGGAgactggagtagatcctgaaatgagcacccctatgtaccaaatctagaattTTCAATCGGGAATCCTTTCGAATCGGATCGTGCCCCCAAGAATCGAAACCAAATCGTAAGATTCCACCCCTAATTAGTGAGCAAAGGTAAGAGTGACACCGTCaaggtcagtttttttttttttttggttcttaaAAGCAACCTTTGTGTGGGGTCTTCCTACCTATCTCTTTGACGTCACAGTCTGTGAAGAGCAGCAGGGCGAGTGGGTGGACAGCGGAGGAGTCTCTGATGAAAACGTGTCCATTCGACTTGACTGCACTGAAGAAGGTCAGCCAGCGACTAGGGAGTCGAGCCTTTCCCCTACAACGTGAGATGGGAGGGCGCACACATTATGCACACAATGAAAACACGAATAACGCACCGTCAGTGAACGTGGGTGGATTCAAACCTGTTGACTGAGGAGCGGTGAAGCAGCACTGGCCCACTGTGTGTGCGGAAGCCGAGACTGTTGGGGCGAAAGCGCCCCCCTTTCATCACCATGCCTTTCTTCACCTACAGCAGTAACAAAGTGCACTGGTTATTGCAGGGTTATAAACCATTTGAAACACACCTGGTTTCCTTACCTCTGTGAAGTGAAAAATACATTCACATTGTGTAGTGCCAAAACTCACTTTGTTAATCTTAGCCAGTTTTTTGGGGAAATGGcacaaaaacccccccaaaaaaaccatatTGTCTAATATACAACAACCACACACTGAGAAGTTGTTGTAAGTACCTGTATAAGGTTGGGGTACAAGCCAGCCATCAGCACAGCCTTGAGCAACTCATCCTTATTGCTGTGTTGGTTGAGGACAGAAGAAGGCTGCAGGCACTCAGTGGAACGGGAGACCAGCTTGGCTTCGTGCAGGTTGTCAGCGAACTGAGAAATGAGCCCTGAAACACAGCGCTACAACGATTAGGACTGTAACGCTGGTGTACATGCCGAGAAATATGGAAATATTGCTAATAATTCTGTTATTATTGTAGACTCTTTGCTCAGAGGGGGGCCACAGGGGGGGGTCCAAGCTCAGTGTTATGGGGGCACTGGGCCCTGTTGGCCCCTCCCCAAAACCGCCTATGCTTGACATAgaataacacaacaatcttcagatatatacacagggattgacttatacaggcgaaataagaggtaatGAAGTGCAATGGGGGTGGCGcattggttagcgcggtcgcctcacagcaagaaggtcctgggttcgagccccggggtagtccaaccttggggggtcgtcccgggttgtcctctgtgtggcgtttgcatgttctacccatgtctgcgtgggtttcctcccacagtccaaagacatgtaggtcaggtgacttgaccatactaaattgtcccaggtgtg is a genomic window of Lampris incognitus isolate fLamInc1 chromosome 14, fLamInc1.hap2, whole genome shotgun sequence containing:
- the LOC130123387 gene encoding alanine aminotransferase 1-like isoform X2, which codes for MNGSTSSSLSRFKLPGCHCRNPTGPPGVTGLREESREMALLKATDPQGGRKRREDVIDLSMADPHNTGLRPLTFVRQPGVPGAAGRVPAVQTSSQRFTLPHPAVLAACIYPPLTNSDKLPADVRQRAQRLLGACAGGSVGSYTPTGGMAYIQQSLCTFISQRDGGVPALPGNIFITCGSQTSIMQIFNLLVNGEGSPKTGVLTPVPSHHFANSILEGLGATVVPYYLNEEQGWELQRAELRRALQSARGICNPAALYVVNPGNPTGHVQSRKSIQDVIQFVSEEKLFLLADEVYQETVLGEESEFVSYKRVLAEMGPPHSDTVELASFHSVSKGLMGECGLRGGYVELVNLDPAVMKHVNTQFSTLAGSAATGQIALDLMANPPQPGDPSYRTYEEETQYIKATLVQNVKRVTEVLNDLPGLSCQPVKGGAVVFPRLHLPPGAIQRAEEEGMPPDCFYSRRLFEEAGLCVSPGCEHGQREGTHHVRFCVTTTPDTMEEALRRLAGFHTQFMKDFS
- the LOC130123387 gene encoding alanine aminotransferase 2-like isoform X3 translates to MNGSTSSSLSRFKLPGCHCRNPTGPPGVTGLREESREMALLKATDPQGGRKRREDVIDLSMADPHNTGLRPLTFVRQVLAACIYPPLTNSDKLPADVRQRAQRLLGACAGGSVGSYTPTGGMAYIQQSLCTFISQRDGGVPALPGNIFITCGSQTSIMQIFNLLVNGEGSPKTGVLTPVPSHHFANSILEGLGATVVPYYLNEEQGWELQRAELRRALQSARGICNPAALYVVNPGNPTGHVQSRKSIQDVIQFVSEEKLFLLADEVYQETVLGEESEFVSYKRVLAEMGPPHSDTVELASFHSVSKGLMGECGLRGGYVELVNLDPAVMKHVNTQFSTLAGSAATGQIALDLMANPPQPGDPSYRTYEEETQYIKATLVQNVKRVTEVLNDLPGLSCQPVKGGAVVFPRLHLPPGAIQRAEVAEEGMPPDCFYSRRLFEEAGLCVSPGCEHGQREGTHHVRFCVTTTPDTMEEALRRLAGFHTQFMKDFS
- the LOC130123387 gene encoding alanine aminotransferase 2-like isoform X4, whose protein sequence is MNGSTSSSLSRFKLPGCHCRNPTGPPGVTGLREESREMALLKATDPQGGRKRREDVIDLSMADPHNTGLRPLTFVRQVLAACIYPPLTNSDKLPADVRQRAQRLLGACAGGSVGSYTPTGGMAYIQQSLCTFISQRDGGVPALPGNIFITCGSQTSIMQIFNLLVNGEGSPKTGVLTPVPSHHFANSILEGLGATVVPYYLNEEQGWELQRAELRRALQSARGICNPAALYVVNPGNPTGHVQSRKSIQDVIQFVSEEKLFLLADEVYQETVLGEESEFVSYKRVLAEMGPPHSDTVELASFHSVSKGLMGECGLRGGYVELVNLDPAVMKHVNTQFSTLAGSAATGQIALDLMANPPQPGDPSYRTYEEETQYIKATLVQNVKRVTEVLNDLPGLSCQPVKGGAVVFPRLHLPPGAIQRAEEEGMPPDCFYSRRLFEEAGLCVSPGCEHGQREGTHHVRFCVTTTPDTMEEALRRLAGFHTQFMKDFS
- the LOC130123387 gene encoding alanine aminotransferase 1-like isoform X1, with product MNGSTSSSLSRFKLPGCHCRNPTGPPGVTGLREESREMALLKATDPQGGRKRREDVIDLSMADPHNTGLRPLTFVRQPGVPGAAGRVPAVQTSSQRFTLPHPAVLAACIYPPLTNSDKLPADVRQRAQRLLGACAGGSVGSYTPTGGMAYIQQSLCTFISQRDGGVPALPGNIFITCGSQTSIMQIFNLLVNGEGSPKTGVLTPVPSHHFANSILEGLGATVVPYYLNEEQGWELQRAELRRALQSARGICNPAALYVVNPGNPTGHVQSRKSIQDVIQFVSEEKLFLLADEVYQETVLGEESEFVSYKRVLAEMGPPHSDTVELASFHSVSKGLMGECGLRGGYVELVNLDPAVMKHVNTQFSTLAGSAATGQIALDLMANPPQPGDPSYRTYEEETQYIKATLVQNVKRVTEVLNDLPGLSCQPVKGGAVVFPRLHLPPGAIQRAEVAEEGMPPDCFYSRRLFEEAGLCVSPGCEHGQREGTHHVRFCVTTTPDTMEEALRRLAGFHTQFMKDFS